The genomic DNA GCGGCGGTTCGGCGGGGTCACCGGGCGGGGCGGAAACGTCTCGTCTTCGCCTGCCATGTCACCTCCGCTGTCTCGACCTGGACTGCGCCGCACGAGCGCGCGGCTGTCCGGATGTGCAGGGAACAGACTACCGGTAGGAAGTGAAACTCCGTAGTTGAGACGGGCCGATTCGGGCGTTGCGGCGTTCTCCACCCCGAGCGTCTGCGCCTCTCACCTGGTGTGACAGCAAGGTGATTACCTATCAGTTATTCATCTGACAGTCGGATAGGACGTCGGTGGGGCCACCCGCCCAACGCTGTTATTTGTCGATGACAGCCCACATCGTGCTCGTGTCCTCGTCCGTCGCGATCGCGAATCGCCCGCTCGAAGTCAGTTCGGCGTAGTCCCCGGCCGATGGTCGCTGACAGGCTTGCCGGTCTTCGCATTGAAGAACGTCGTCTTCTTGTTATCGGTGACGACGACCAACCCGACGTCGGGAAGTACGCCCTGCCCACCCCAGCTTCCCGTTTCGCCTTCTTCACGCAGTTTGGGCCCGCCGGTCGTCCACACTGGTTTGCCAGTCGCAGCATCCAATGCGGCGATCCCGCTATCTGCTGCGGGAACGACGACGAGCGTCTGATCTCCGTGGTCGACGGGCTCCCACTGTGGACCGCCAAGACCGCCGATCCTGGCGACCGCGGCTTCCGGAGCGTCGGAATACCATCCGTCGACGCGCCGTCGGATCCTTGGTACTTCACCGCCGAAGCGAACAGCTGAGTCTGCAGACACGCTGCTTTGCCGTCTGCGGTGAAGCTCAATGCAGTGCTGCAGACGGCGTCGAAAGTATCTTCCATACTCACTCTTGCGGACTGTTCGGTGGTAGCCAGCGTGGCCGAATCGGACGGCTTCACAACCGCAGGAATACTCAACTTCGCCGCTCGCGTCACTGTCGAGCTCATCGGATCGTCACCGTCCATCGACCCGTAGACGTAAGTGAGGCTGGCAGGATCGTCCGTCGGATACACGGTGAAGTAGTCGGCTCCCGTGTCGTCGATCTCGCGGGCTTCGGTGATGGGAATGGACGTGTGCGAGCCGTCGTCGAGTTCCACCCGCGTGACCATCGACTCGTCCCCGTCCATCCACGACATGACCCCGGATTTGCGGTCGGGTGCCAGTTCGATGAGGCGACCGCCGAAGGTCTGCCCGCCCTCACCCAGCGACAGCGCCGGCCAGGCTTCCTTCCCCGTCTTCGGGTCGAGCGCGTAGAGGACGGTGTTCCCGTCGGCCGACGGCTCGCAGTTCTCCTCTGCGTCCATCCAAATGTTCTCGATCAGAATGAGGTCCCCCTCGCCGAGGCGGCTGTTCCCGCTCGTCGACTGCGACCCAAAGGATTGGACGGGGCGGCAGGAACCGGCAGTGCTTGGGAGGTCGAAGGACCAGGCTTTCTGCCCATCGGTCCACGAATAGGCCGTCGTTGCACCGGAGTAGTCGTGGACGATGACGTTCTCACCTGCCGAATAGGCCTCAGTGCCACCTCCGTCGTCTTCATTGCCGTTGGAGTCGATGCTCCACTTCTCGTCGCCCTTGGCGTCGACGACTCGCAGCTTCTGGCTCATCCAGTCCCCGACGAGGGCCAGATCTGATCCGTTGTCGGTGATCACTGACGCGTAGTAGTCAAGCTCGACTGGCTCGGCCAGGGTCGGGGTGGTCGTCGGCGACGGTATCCCCGCTGGCTCACCGTTGTCATTGCTGCACCCGCTCAGTGCTACAAAGCCAGTTGCCACGACCGCTGCCCACATCCGCTTCATGATGCGTTTCTCCTGCTCATACCCCGATCCATAGCTTGATCATATGCGGCGGCATTCACATTGGCACTTCGGGTGTGGTGCTCCTAGAACCGCGCACTCGCCGAAAAACGGGCTGCGTGTCGAGAAACGGGGGTGCACACGCGTTTCTCGACGCTCAGCCCGTTTTTCGGCGGAGGTTGCGAGAAGCACGACCCCTACACGAGCCCTTGGTCCTCGGCGACGCGGATGGCGCGGGCGCGAGAGTCCACCCCGAGCTTCGTGAACACGTTGACGAGGTGGCTCTTCACCGTCGCCTCGGTGACGAAGAGCTCCTGAGCGATCTGCGCGTTCGACGCTCCCGTAGCCAAGAGTCTGACGACGTCACGTTCACGCCGAGTGAGCTTCGGGCTGGGATTGCGCATCGCAGCGAAGACCTTCGACGAGATCTCCGGAGGCATATATGTCTCACCTTTCGCTGCCTTCTCGATCGCCGTCGAGATGTCCCCCGGGTCGATGTCCTTGAGCAGGTAGCCCGAGGCCCCGGCATTGATCGCGGCAATGATCTCTGAATCGAGGTCGAAGGTGGTGAGGATGAGCACCGCCGGCGGATTCGACTTCGCGCGCAGTCGCTTCGTCACCTCGATGCCGTCGATCCCCTCCCCCAGCCGCAGGTCGCAGAGGACGACGTCGGGGTCGAGTTCGTCGACGATCGTCAGCGCCTCCTCTCCGCTGCCGGCCTCGCCGATCACAGCGATGTGGTCGGGGGCGTCGATGACGGACTTCAGGCCCGCCCGAACGACCGGGTGATCGTCGACAAGGATGACTCGAATGCTCATGCGTTCTCTCCTGGATCGCGTGTCTCACCTGTGTTGCGTTCACCCTCGCCGAGGCGGCCGGCCGAATCCACGCCCGTTCTCTCGGCGGCGGTGCTGAGTCCCTCGCCCCGGGTGTGCAGCTTGGATTGGCTGGGCAGGGTCGCGGAGATGGCGAAGCCGGATCCCTGACTCGACTCGATGACGAGCTCACCGCCGAGTTCGCGCATCCTCGAACCGATGAAGTCGAGACCGAAACCCGAATCCGGATTCCGCTGTCGATTGTGCGGATCGGCCATTCCGACCCCGTCGTCGACGATGTCCATTCTGATCGCCCCGTCG from Brevibacterium sp. JSBI002 includes the following:
- a CDS encoding response regulator, which translates into the protein MSIRVILVDDHPVVRAGLKSVIDAPDHIAVIGEAGSGEEALTIVDELDPDVVLCDLRLGEGIDGIEVTKRLRAKSNPPAVLILTTFDLDSEIIAAINAGASGYLLKDIDPGDISTAIEKAAKGETYMPPEISSKVFAAMRNPSPKLTRRERDVVRLLATGASNAQIAQELFVTEATVKSHLVNVFTKLGVDSRARAIRVAEDQGLV